Below is a genomic region from Parageobacillus toebii NBRC 107807.
GAAATTCGGAAACGCCTAAAACCGATGAACAGTTTGAATAGTTTAGAAGCCGCTGAAAAAATCGTGTATTTGACCATTCAAGATTTTAATGAGAAATGGGCAGGGCGAAAGTTGCGAGGATTTGCCGAAGCGCATGAAGCTCTTCAACGAATGTTTGAAGAACGTTATTGTTAACCAAATATTGTAAATAAACAAAATAAGGGGATTCTCCCTTTCCACACAAGAGACTGAATATTCAGTCTCTTGTGTGGAGAAAATCAGTCCCCTATCAATTCAAATCCATTTCAGAGAAACCCTACCCCATTTACATTACACAAAATTCTTGACGGTACCAACACCGATTGTTATTAATGGCAAAGGTATCAAATCCATAAATCAATACTACAACAAACAATTATCATATTTTAAAAGCATTTTAAAGAAACAAAATGGACTAGATCGGAGTAAAAGATTAGAAAAATTAACATTAAAACAAAATAATAAGATTAAAGATTTCATGCACAAAGCAAGTAGATATGTTGTAAATTGGTGTGTTAAGCATAATATCGATACGGTTATTATTGGTAAAAATGACAATTGGAAACAAGAAATTAATTTAGGGAAACGATTAAATCAATCATTTGTACAAATTCCTTATGATATGTTTATTCATCAGTTGCAATACAAATGTGAAGAAGTTGGAATCAAGATTGTATTAACAGATGAATCATATACAAGTGGAACATCATTCTTGGATGGAGAAGCTCCAACCAAAGAAAATTATAATAAAAGTAGAAGAATTAAAAGAGGTTTGTTTAGAAGTAATAAAGGAATTTTAATTAATGCAGATGTAAATGGGGCTTATCAGATTATTAAGAAAGTATCTCCAAATGCGTTTGCAAATGGAGTAGAGGGTGTGGGGTTACACCCTGTTAAGCTCAATGTGGCTTAACAAAGAATAATGCTTAATAAAAGATTTTAATATGTTTGAATGAATTAAACATTATTCATAACCTCGAATTGGACATGGTTTCCCATGATGATTGGGAGGAAATGACGAAATACGTGCGGCTGTTTTGCCAAAAAGTGATTGCCGTTACGGCCGAGGCAACGTTTGCCCGAGCGAAACAGGCGATTGAATGGCAGTGTGTCGATTTGCTCGTCAAACCGCTCGAGCCAGCCAAGCTGAAGCAGTGCCTCCAAAAAGCAGTGTCTTCCTTCGTCCGTCAAGAACGCCTTCATCCGCTCCATTCCAACGATGCGGAACGCTATTCGTACCGTTCGCTCTTTTCCGAAGAGGTAGAAGCGGCAGATGTGGCGCTATTGCTCCTGCAAACAGAAAATCCAAATAAATGGCGGGACATTGTTTCCTTTTTAACGCAATATCCGTTTCGTTATCCGACTCGCGTGCTGTCACTGTCGAATATGGTCGTCTGTTTGTTTTCCGGTGTATCGGGCGATATGAAAGAAGAGGCATGGAAACTGCTGCGCGACTGGGAGGCGGAGTGCACGGAGCCTTTGGCGGTCGTCGCGCTGCCGCCTGATGGCGGTCAAACGGTGCGTGCGCAATATCAAACGGCGCGCCGCTTATTGGAAACGACATTTTTTATCGGGTACCGCCAGGTGATTGCCCCCGCTCCTGAATATGAACGATGGAAGGAACTCGACCCGTTTCTAACGCCGGAAGAGCAGCGGAAATGGATTGACATGCTGCACCGGTTTGACAAGCAGGCCATCAAAACGTGGATGCAGCGTGAATTTTTGCATATGCCGACGCCGTTTCCCAACCCGGAAATGGTGCGGACAAGGCTGACGAGCATATTGGCGCAAATCCGCCGCTTTATGAAAACGTATCACCTTGATCGTGGCGAGACGGAACGCGACTATATGCGCATTTTTCATGAGATTTTATACAATCGCGTCTTATACCGCATTGTGCAGGAAATGCTTCTTTTCCTCTATGGGCTTCTCGATCGCGCGAAAGAGGCGGAAGAGCAGGCGCGCGCCGATGTGATTGAAAAAGGGATTCGCTATATTGAAGAATATTTTCGCAATCCCGATTTAACGCTTGAAAAAGTGGCCGCGGCTGTCGGCAGAAGTCCAGCGTATTACAGCCATTTGTTAATGAAAAAATACGGTATCTCATTTCGTAAGCTGCTGACGCAAACGAGAATAAAGGAAGCAAAGCGCCTGCTTGCCCAAACGGAGCTGTCCATTAAAGAAATTGCCTATCAAACCGGCTTTCGCACCTCGCACTATTTTACACGCGTGTTTAAAGAAGAGACAAAGAGGACGCCAACCGAATACCGCGATGAACAGCGCAAAGAACCGCAATGATCGAGCGGTTCTTTTTTATAAATCTAAAAAAATAAAAAAAATCTAAAGAAAATGATGCAAGATGGCCATTTCATTTCACCATTGGGGAAGAAATTCAAAAGTTTGTATACGATTTCAAAAATGGGGTGCATATATCAGAAACCGCTTTCATTTTATAATTCTTGATAAATAAAAAGAATAATGATTAAGTCGGACCATCGAGACGGCGAAAAACGTCTCTTATTCGACATTCATCCTAACGGCAAGCTGACAAGTTTTATTGGTTAAAAACAAAGGAAAATGGAGGGGATCACGATGGTAACGAAACACCGGCCAGTGCAAGCATACACCGGTTCTACTTTGCATGCGAAAGGCTGGATTCAAGAGGCCGCGTTACAAATGCTGAACAACAACTTACATCCAGAGGTGGCCGAGCGCCCGGAAGATTTGGTTGTCTACGGCGGCATCGGCAAAGCGGCGCGCAATTGGGAGTGCTACGGGGCGATTGTCGAAACGCTATTAAACTTAGAAAACGATGAAACGCTGCTCATTCAGTCGGGAAAGCCAGTCGCGGTATTTAAAACGCACACGGATGCGCCAAGGGTGTTAATCGCCAACTCGAATCTTGTGCCTGCTTGGGCAACGTGGGATCATTTCCACGAACTTGATAAAAAAGGATTAATCATGTATGGCCAAATGACGGCAGGAAGCTGGATTTACATTGGCAGCCAAGGCATCGTGCAAGGCACGTACGAAACGTTTGCCGAGGTGGCGCGTCAGCACTATGGCGGCACGCTAAAAGGAACAATTACGGTGACGGCAGGTCTTGGCGGCATGGGGGGAGCACAGCCGCTCGCCGTCACGTTAAACGGCGGCGTCTGCATTGCCGTCGAAGTGGACCCAGCCCGCATCCAGCGCCGCATTGACACGAAATATTTAGACACGATGACCGATCGTCTCGATGTGGCGATCCAGATGGCGAAAAGGGCGAAGGAAGAAGGAAAAGCGCTATCGATCGGCCTGCTTGGCAACGCGGCAGAAGTGCTACCGAAAATGATCGAAATCGGCTTTATTCCGGACGTGTTGACAGACCAGACGTCCGCCCACGATCCGCTTAACGGCTACATTCCGGCGGGCATGACGCTCGAGGAAGCGGCTGAGCTGCGCCAGCGCGATCCGAAGCAGTATATCCGCCGCGCCAAACAATCGATCGCCGAACATGTCAAAGCGATGCTCGCCATGCAGAAACAAGGCTCAGTGACATTCGATTACGGCAACAATATCCGCCAAGTCGCGAAAGATGAAGGAGTGGAAGAGGCGTTTAATTTTCCAGGTTTTGTTCCCGCCTACATCCGTCCGCTCTTTTGCGAAGGGAAAGGGCCGTTCCGCTGGGTGGCCCTGTCAGGGGATCCGGAAGACATCTACAAAACCGATGAAGTCATTTTGCGCGAATTCAGCGACAACCAGCATTTGTGCAACTGGATCCGCATGGCGCGGGAAAAAATCCAGTTTCAAGGGCTGCCGGCGCGCATCTGCTGGCTCGGCTACGGCGAACGGGCGAAATTTGGCAAAATCATTAACGACATGGTGGCGAAAGGCGAGCTGAAAGCGCCGATCGTCATCGGCCGCGATCATTTGGATTCCGGTTCTGTCGCCTCGCCAAACCGCGAAACGGAAGGAATGAAAGACGGCAGTGACGCGATCGCCGACTGGCCGATTTTAAACGCGCTTCTTAACGCGGTTGGCGGTGCAAGCTGGGTATCGGTGCACCATGGCGGCGGCGTCGGCATGGGCTATT
It encodes:
- a CDS encoding RNA-guided endonuclease InsQ/TnpB family protein, with translation MEKISPLSIQIHFRETLPHLHYTKFLTVPTPIVINGKGIKSINQYYNKQLSYFKSILKKQNGLDRSKRLEKLTLKQNNKIKDFMHKASRYVVNWCVKHNIDTVIIGKNDNWKQEINLGKRLNQSFVQIPYDMFIHQLQYKCEEVGIKIVLTDESYTSGTSFLDGEAPTKENYNKSRRIKRGLFRSNKGILINADVNGAYQIIKKVSPNAFANGVEGVGLHPVKLNVA
- the hutU gene encoding urocanate hydratase translates to MVTKHRPVQAYTGSTLHAKGWIQEAALQMLNNNLHPEVAERPEDLVVYGGIGKAARNWECYGAIVETLLNLENDETLLIQSGKPVAVFKTHTDAPRVLIANSNLVPAWATWDHFHELDKKGLIMYGQMTAGSWIYIGSQGIVQGTYETFAEVARQHYGGTLKGTITVTAGLGGMGGAQPLAVTLNGGVCIAVEVDPARIQRRIDTKYLDTMTDRLDVAIQMAKRAKEEGKALSIGLLGNAAEVLPKMIEIGFIPDVLTDQTSAHDPLNGYIPAGMTLEEAAELRQRDPKQYIRRAKQSIAEHVKAMLAMQKQGSVTFDYGNNIRQVAKDEGVEEAFNFPGFVPAYIRPLFCEGKGPFRWVALSGDPEDIYKTDEVILREFSDNQHLCNWIRMAREKIQFQGLPARICWLGYGERAKFGKIINDMVAKGELKAPIVIGRDHLDSGSVASPNRETEGMKDGSDAIADWPILNALLNAVGGASWVSVHHGGGVGMGYSIHAGMVIVADGTKEAEKRLERVLTTDPGLGVVRHADAGYELAIQTAKEKGIHMPMLK